A genomic segment from Pistricoccus aurantiacus encodes:
- a CDS encoding TrkH family potassium uptake protein: protein MSLRMILRILGMLLMLFSLTLVPPTIVSLAYQGTMWDDFGISFGITLITGALLYLPNHNARKELRTRDGFLIAALFWTVLGLFGALPFIFEGTHSLSITDAVFESFSGLTTTGATVITGIDFLPKGLQYYRQQLQWLGGMGIVVLAVAILPTLGIGGMQLYRTEIPGPLKDSKLTPRITETAKALWYIYAALTLTCFGAYWVAGMNWFDALGHSFSTVAIGGFSTHDASIGYFDSATIELICVVFMLISAMSFSLHFTAWREKNLLQYFQDPEARFLIAFLALLSLITIGTLWWTQTATGYDGLRQGIFQTVTIATTTGFGVTDFYNWPGALPMLLFVAAFVGCCSGSTGGGIKVIRIILILKQGMREVLRLIHPNAVIAVKIGKVSVPDSIAQAVWSFFSVYLLLFVLMLLGVMATGVDQVTAWSSVASALNNLGPGLGDVAGDYGGIPDPAKWILVLAMLLGRLEIFTVLVLFTPAFWRR, encoded by the coding sequence ATGAGCCTGCGCATGATCCTGCGTATCCTGGGCATGCTGCTGATGCTGTTCAGCCTGACCCTGGTACCGCCCACCATCGTTTCCCTGGCCTACCAAGGCACCATGTGGGACGACTTCGGCATCTCTTTCGGCATCACGCTGATTACCGGCGCGCTGCTCTATCTACCCAACCACAACGCCCGCAAGGAGTTGAGAACTCGGGACGGCTTCCTGATCGCGGCGCTGTTCTGGACGGTGCTGGGCCTGTTCGGCGCCCTGCCCTTCATCTTCGAGGGCACCCACTCCCTGTCCATCACCGACGCGGTGTTCGAATCCTTCTCCGGCCTGACCACCACCGGCGCCACGGTGATCACCGGTATCGATTTCCTGCCGAAAGGCCTGCAATATTATCGTCAGCAGCTTCAGTGGCTGGGCGGCATGGGGATCGTGGTACTGGCGGTGGCGATTCTACCGACCCTGGGCATCGGTGGCATGCAGCTTTATCGCACCGAGATCCCCGGTCCGCTCAAGGATTCCAAGCTGACCCCGCGCATCACCGAGACCGCCAAGGCGCTGTGGTACATCTACGCCGCCTTGACGCTGACCTGCTTCGGCGCCTACTGGGTCGCCGGCATGAACTGGTTCGATGCCCTGGGGCACAGTTTCTCCACCGTGGCCATCGGCGGTTTTTCCACTCACGACGCCAGTATCGGTTATTTCGACAGCGCCACCATCGAACTGATCTGCGTGGTTTTCATGCTGATTTCCGCGATGAGCTTCAGTCTGCATTTCACCGCCTGGCGGGAAAAGAACCTGTTGCAGTATTTTCAGGACCCGGAGGCGCGTTTTCTTATCGCCTTCCTGGCCTTGCTGTCCCTGATCACCATAGGCACATTATGGTGGACACAGACCGCCACCGGTTACGATGGGCTGCGCCAGGGTATTTTCCAGACGGTTACCATCGCCACCACCACCGGCTTCGGCGTGACGGATTTCTACAACTGGCCCGGCGCCTTGCCGATGCTGCTGTTCGTAGCCGCTTTCGTCGGCTGCTGCAGCGGTTCCACCGGTGGCGGCATCAAGGTGATTCGTATCATCCTGATCCTGAAACAGGGCATGCGCGAGGTGCTGCGGCTGATTCACCCCAACGCGGTAATCGCGGTCAAGATCGGCAAGGTCAGCGTGCCGGACAGCATCGCCCAGGCGGTATGGAGCTTCTTCTCCGTCTATCTGCTGCTGTTCGTACTGATGCTGCTGGGAGTGATGGCCACCGGCGTGGATCAGGTGACCGCCTGGTCCTCGGTGGCCTCCGCCCTCAACAACCTGGGTCCTGGCCTGGGGGATGTGGCCGGCGACTATGGCGGCATCCCGGACCCGGCCAAGTGGATCCTGGTGCTGGCCATGCTGCTGGGCCGGTTGGAAATCTTTACCGTACTGGTGCTGTTCACGCCGGCTTTCTGGCGGCGCTGA
- a CDS encoding TraB/GumN family protein gives MNDSLDTAIPPATAGPRQTVALGETRYTLLGTAHVSAQSAEEVRELIRSGEFSAVAIELCASRHQSLVNPDALANQDLFQIFRQGKAGMVAASLALSAFQQRVAEQSGIEPGAEMRAALKESERAELPLLLIDREIGITLKRVYANIPWWQRLGLFSGLLGSVMSRQKVSAQDIERLKEGDVLESTFNEFAEQSEALYTPLIRERDRYMALRLMEEAPPGRYPNVLVVIGAGHLKGLNQELGKELGDLPAAELERQRHALEHTKPRGKWWKALPWIVTALVLAGFAIGFSRDTQLGWRLIGEWFFINGALSALGSAIALGHPVTVIASFFAAPLTSLNPTIGAGFVAAGVELAVRKPKVSDFSRLRHDVASLRGWWRNRVSRTFLVFLLASLGSAAGTWIAGLRIAGQLFG, from the coding sequence ATGAACGATTCTCTTGACACGGCAATACCCCCAGCCACCGCGGGACCGCGCCAGACGGTAGCGCTTGGCGAGACGCGCTACACTCTGCTGGGTACCGCTCACGTCTCCGCCCAGAGTGCCGAGGAGGTGCGTGAACTGATTCGCTCCGGCGAATTCAGCGCGGTGGCCATCGAACTCTGCGCTTCTCGCCATCAAAGCCTGGTCAATCCGGATGCGCTGGCCAATCAGGATCTGTTTCAGATCTTCCGCCAGGGCAAGGCGGGCATGGTCGCCGCCAGCCTGGCCTTGAGCGCCTTTCAGCAGCGGGTAGCGGAACAGAGCGGTATCGAGCCCGGGGCGGAGATGCGCGCCGCCCTCAAGGAAAGCGAACGCGCCGAACTGCCGCTGTTGCTGATCGACCGTGAGATTGGCATCACCCTCAAACGGGTCTACGCCAACATTCCCTGGTGGCAACGTCTGGGGCTTTTCAGCGGCCTGCTTGGCAGCGTCATGTCCCGCCAGAAGGTGTCCGCGCAGGATATCGAGCGGCTCAAGGAAGGCGACGTGCTGGAATCCACGTTCAACGAGTTTGCCGAGCAGTCCGAAGCGCTGTATACCCCTCTGATACGCGAACGGGACCGCTACATGGCGCTACGCCTGATGGAAGAGGCGCCGCCGGGACGCTATCCCAATGTGCTGGTGGTGATCGGCGCCGGCCATCTCAAAGGCCTGAATCAAGAGCTGGGCAAGGAGCTTGGCGATCTGCCCGCCGCGGAACTCGAGAGGCAGCGCCACGCCCTGGAACATACCAAGCCTCGAGGCAAATGGTGGAAGGCGTTACCTTGGATCGTCACCGCGCTGGTACTGGCAGGCTTCGCGATCGGCTTTTCCCGAGATACGCAGCTCGGCTGGCGACTGATCGGCGAATGGTTCTTCATCAACGGCGCTCTGTCAGCGCTAGGCAGCGCTATCGCCCTAGGTCATCCGGTGACCGTCATCGCCAGCTTCTTCGCCGCCCCACTGACCTCCCTCAACCCGACCATCGGCGCCGGGTTCGTTGCCGCCGGGGTCGAACTCGCCGTGCGCAAGCCCAAGGTCAGCGATTTCTCCCGGCTGCGCCACGACGTGGCCTCGCTCAGGGGTTGGTGGCGCAATCGCGTCTCACGCACCTTCCTGGTCTTTCTACTCGCAAGCCTGGGCTCCGCCGCCGGCACCTGGATCGCCGGGCTGCGTATCGCCGGCCAGTTGTTTGGTTAG
- a CDS encoding tRNA-uridine aminocarboxypropyltransferase: MPIDHDIATSVYPRREFKARGSFVTRCPGCRLPTLNCLCPYRVTARAEASFWLLTHPLEHHKPTNTGRLIGDVLATTETFTWYRTAPDARLLALLDDSDYAPFIIFPDDQPDYATRVVNMEAVQNVKQKNRIPVFIILDGTWRQARRIFRKSPYLDDLPILALNTQRQTRYRLRKPASSTHLCTVEVAAELLKQSGDVTAGAILDDYFDAFNESYAASRGHHRIETPSPAMLRLLIRRE; encoded by the coding sequence TTGCCTATCGACCACGACATCGCCACCAGTGTCTATCCGCGTCGGGAGTTCAAGGCCCGGGGCAGCTTCGTGACCCGCTGTCCCGGCTGTCGTTTGCCAACTCTCAACTGTTTGTGTCCGTATCGCGTCACCGCACGAGCAGAGGCAAGCTTCTGGCTGCTGACCCATCCCCTGGAGCATCACAAACCCACCAATACCGGGCGGTTGATCGGCGATGTGCTAGCGACTACCGAGACTTTTACCTGGTATCGCACCGCGCCGGATGCGCGACTGCTGGCGCTGCTCGACGATTCCGATTACGCGCCCTTTATCATCTTTCCTGACGATCAACCGGATTACGCGACGCGAGTGGTGAATATGGAAGCGGTGCAAAACGTCAAGCAGAAGAACCGCATTCCGGTATTCATCATCCTCGACGGCACCTGGCGCCAGGCACGGCGCATCTTTCGCAAGAGCCCGTACCTGGATGATCTGCCCATCTTGGCGCTGAATACTCAGCGGCAAACCCGCTATCGCCTGCGTAAACCCGCATCGAGTACCCATCTGTGCACTGTCGAAGTGGCTGCGGAACTACTGAAACAGAGTGGCGATGTAACCGCCGGCGCGATCCTCGATGACTATTTCGACGCCTTCAACGAAAGCTACGCCGCCAGCCGTGGTCATCACAGAATCGAAACGCCGAGCCCTGCGATGCTGCGCCTGTTGATTCGGCGTGAATAG
- a CDS encoding SIR2 family NAD-dependent protein deacylase: MSQQRSSRQDPPHLVVLSGAGISAESGIQTFRASDGLWENHAVRDVATPEGFKRDPALVLRFYDQRRRQVRKAKPNSAHQALAALEQEGFRVSIVTQNIDDLHERAGSRHVLHLHGEILMARSSVDERLRYPLTKGGIALGDLCDKGSQLRPDVVWFGEAVPYYMDACEIVAGADLLLVVGTSLAVMPAAMLLECAPSGIDTLLVDPQAKQLAPYGVTAISKPAGQGVPELVSLWRREKRLWVPDFA, translated from the coding sequence ATGTCACAACAACGTTCTTCGAGACAAGACCCGCCTCATCTGGTGGTACTGAGCGGCGCCGGCATCAGCGCGGAAAGCGGCATTCAGACCTTTCGCGCCAGCGACGGGCTCTGGGAAAATCATGCGGTGCGGGATGTCGCCACCCCGGAAGGCTTCAAGCGGGATCCGGCTCTGGTGCTGCGCTTCTACGACCAGCGTCGTCGTCAGGTACGCAAGGCAAAGCCCAATTCGGCGCATCAGGCTCTGGCGGCGCTGGAGCAGGAAGGTTTTCGAGTCAGTATCGTCACCCAGAACATCGACGACCTGCACGAGCGAGCCGGCTCCCGGCACGTGCTGCATCTGCATGGGGAAATTCTCATGGCCCGCTCCAGCGTCGACGAGCGCCTGCGCTACCCCTTGACGAAGGGCGGCATCGCCTTGGGCGACCTATGCGACAAGGGCAGCCAGCTGCGCCCGGACGTGGTGTGGTTCGGCGAAGCGGTGCCCTATTACATGGACGCCTGCGAGATCGTCGCTGGCGCGGATCTGCTGCTGGTGGTCGGCACCTCGCTTGCGGTCATGCCCGCGGCGATGCTGCTGGAATGCGCGCCCTCGGGCATCGATACTCTGCTGGTGGATCCTCAGGCAAAGCAACTGGCCCCATACGGGGTGACCGCCATCTCCAAACCCGCCGGCCAGGGCGTGCCGGAACTGGTGAGCCTCTGGCGCCGTGAAAAGCGCCTTTGGGTGCCGGATTTCGCTTGA